Part of the bacterium genome, TCACCTCGGGACCGAAACCGAGCAGCTGCGGAACCGCGGTATTGGCGCTCGGAAACAGATGATCGTGGACCTTGAGCTCTCCCGAGTCGTCGAAGTCCTGTGCTCCGAACTGATCCGACGGCGCCAGCGCCATGTGGCAGCCGTTGCAGTTGTGCTCGGCTTTGTCCGGATAGTAGAAGCTGGCGACGCCGTGGCCGGAAACGCCGCTCAGATGATACGAGTCGTAGTGGTTCTGTCCGCGAAGCCATTTGTACTTGTTGAGCTCTTCCGGCAAGTGCACCTTGTGGCACCCGCCGCAGAACTCGGGCGTCTTGTGCAGCGGTTTGAGGAAGGTGCGCTTGTGGAACTCAGGCTTCGCCTTGACCAGTTGCTCGTTGATCCACCGTAGAGCCTTGCTGTCAGAGAACGCGAACGGGTAGTGCTGGGGCTCTTCGAGGGTGTAGTCCCCGTTGCCTCTGAGGCTGTTGACGTGAGTGATCGCGTGACACGCCGTACAGGTGATGCCCTGGTCCGCGGTGGGATCGTTGACGTCGTCGAAGTTCGGATCGTCGAACTTGCCGCTGAAAAACGGCACCGGATCGTGACAGCCGGCACAGAACCGGGCCGCCTGAACATCGCCATCCCGCTCGAGCGCGACCTTACGGGTCTCCCTGACCGAGAACCGGTAGATCGGGTTGTTGAACGAGCTCAGCCGGTGCGCACTCGCGGTCCAGGATTCGTGTGAGTCCTCGTGGCAAGACTCGCAATAGCGGTCGTTCATGAGCACCCGCTCGGGGATAAAGTCGCCCGTCGCGGTCCGAGCCAGCGACGGGAAGAAGTACTGCTCACGCGAGGCCGGTCCCTCCACGTTCCAGCTGCGCGGATCCTTGGCCTGCAAGACCAGAAGCACGATCGCGACCGCCGCCGCAATCGCGGCCCAGCGGCCGCCGACACGCCATTTGATCCGCGGGCCCGCCAGTCGATGGAGCACGAACAGCCAGGCCGCAACCAGCGGAGTGAGGACGTGGATCCAGAACGCCACCGAACGCACGGCGGGGTCCTTGACCACGATCACGCCCTCGATCCGCGTCAGCACCACGCCCGAGGCCAGCAGAGCCACCGCCACCGCGAGCAGCCCGTAGCCCACCCAGACGGCTCGCCGATTCGGGCGGTTGTAGGCGTTGCGCGTGTGAGCCGCGCCAAACACGATGAAGGGCAGAATCAGCACCAGACCGAGCACCAGATGACCCAGAAACATGACCAGGTAGAACCAGTTCTGGTAGACCTCGCCGCGCGACCACTCGAGCAGTCTCACGCCGACCAGGTAGACGGAGTTGACCGTGAGCAACGCGAACAAGCCGAAGACGACGGCAAGCACCTTGCGCAGCCGGGGTCCGATGGCTCGGCGCTGGTTACCGCGCTGGCGTGCGTGTGGCCGCTCGTCTCGTTTCGCCATTGAGAAACCTCGCCGGGTGCGACGCACCAAGCGGGATACTAACAGCGGGACACGCCTCGAAGCCTCGCCAAGTTAGGCCAGCGAAGCGCTGAGATTCGCAGGTTGTCCTTTGTTTGTGGTAGATTGCGGCGTCTTGCCGCCCAGGCAGCATGCGACTGGCGCGGCGGTGCTCAGGAAAGGCCGCCATGAGGATAGGGATCGGTACACTGCGGGAACGGACGATCGCGGGTGTGGCTGCGTCGATCCTCCTGCTGCTGGCGGTGCCGGCCCGGGCCGAAAGCCTTCGCGGCACCACCCGTTCTCTCGACCGGCAGAACGTCCAAGCGAGAAACCACGACTTCACGTTTCTGAGCACCAAGAATCAGGTGCAGCGGTTCGTCACGAACGGCTGGCTCGTGCCCGTCCATTCCAATCACGTCTACCGTCTCAAGGGCGTTTCCTTCCCCTACTCGCGCCCCGAGGTCAAGCTGTTCGTCGAGCGCCTGGGCCAGCAGTATTCGGCCGCCTGCGGTGAGGAGATGGTGGTCACCAGCTTGACCCGCCCCCGTAACTACCAGCCTCGCAACGCGTCGCCGCGCTCAGTCCACCCCACCGGCATGGCGCTCGATCTGCGTCGCCCCAACAACAGGGGCTGCCGGGCATGGCTGGAGCGAGTCTTGCTGTCGCTCGAGGCGCAGGGAGTGCTCGAAGCAACCTACGAGCGCAGGCCGCCTCACTACCACGTGGCCGTCTTCCCCGAGCCGTACAGAAAGTACCTGGAGAGCCTCGTGTCGGGCCGGCCGGTCCGAACCTATCTCGTTGATCGTGGCGACAGTCTCTGGCGGATCGCCAGCCGACACGACACCACGGTAGCCGCGGTCAAGAGCCAGAACGGCCTCAAGTCGAACAAGATCTATCCCGGCCAGCTCCTCGAAGTTCCCGTCTCGAAGTAGGCGTGGCACGGGTCGGCTCCGCGCACGGCAGACGCCGGGTTTGCTACACTGGCAGTGGGCTGTTGGACCGTCGGCGCGGAAGCCGGCAGCCATTGTGAGGTATTTATGGCTAATCAAGCATCCATGGTCCGTCGCCAGCGCGAGCGGGCCCGCCAGCAGAAGAGACGCGAAAAGCACGCGCGAAAAACCGAGCGGCGCGAAGCCAAGAAATTCGCCGAGGCCCTCGAGGTGCCGCAAAACGACCCGGCGAACGATCCGACGATTGACTGGGGCTCAGCCGTCCGAGAGACCGAGGTCGTGCTCAACGACAACCTGGAAGTCGTCGAAGACGAGGCGGAAGAAACCGAAGACGACGAGGAAGGCCGACCCGAGGCCGATTGAGCCTCTACCACCTCGCCGGTTCGCAACCGAGGGTGTCTCCGGCCCCGGCGGGCGCGTCTTCCTCGACTGCACCCGCTGACGGCGCCGAGTAGAGCCCGCAAGGACCGAAGCGCGAGTGCTTCGAACCCGAAACCTCAAGCAACTGGTGGCCGCCTGCTTCGCCGTCATCGCGGTCGGCTGCGCCACGGCGCCCACTCCGAGCACTCCCGAGGCCAAGGTCGCCCCGGAAGATCGGCTGCCTGACAACCCGCCGGCCTTTATCCTGGTCAGCCTGGACGGGTTTCGCTGGGACTTTCTCCAACGTGGAGTCACCCCGGCGCTCTCGCGGCTCGCCGCCGAGGGGGTCCACGCCGAGCGCTTGATCCCGTCCTTCCCCACCAAGACCTTTCCGAACCACTACACGATCGTTACCGGGCTGCGGCCCGCCGAGCACGGTCTCGTGGCCAACAATGTCTTCGATCCAGGCAGCCGTGAGCGCTTCGGCCTCTCCAACCGCAAGGCGGTGGGCGACGGCAAGTGGTACGGAGGCGAGCCAATCTGGGTCACGGCCGAGCGCCAGGGCCTCCGCACCGCGCCGCTGTTCTGGCCCGGCAGCGAGGCCGAGATTCTCGGGGTCCGTCCTTCGTACTATCTGACCTACGACGGCGATATGAGTCCGGAGGACCGGGTGGACCTGATTCTCGAATGGCTCGATTTACCGCCTCCGGAGCGGCCCGCCTTCTTGACGCTCTACTTCTCGAACGTCGACGACGGTGCCCATCGCTACGGACCGCAGCCTTCCAAACAGCTGGCAAGGGCACTGAGCATTGTCGACCGGGCCGTGGGACGACTGGTCGAGGGCCTCGAGCGGCGCGGCTTGGAATCGAGCGTCAATCTCATGATCGTCTCGGACCACGGCATGGCGGCGACCTCCGGCAGCCGGATCATTTTTCTCGACGACTATGTCGATCCAGAGACGGCCGGGGTCGTCGACTGGAGTCCGATCCTCGGCCTGTGGCCATCGGACGAAGACGTCGAGGAGGTCTTCAGAGCGCTCGCCGGGGCTCATCCACATCTCGCCGTCTACGGTCGCGATGAGATCCCCGACCGGTTCGAGTTCTCCGGCCACGAGCGCATTCCGAGAATCGTGGGCATTGCCGACGCCGGCTGGAGCGTCACTACCAGGGACCATCTCGCCCAATGCCCTCGTTGCTTTGACGGAGGCTCCCATGGCTACGACCAATGGCGCGAGTCGATGGGAGCCCTGTTGATCGCCAAGGGGCCGTCCTTCCGCAGCCGAGCGAAGATCGGCCCGATCGAGAACTACCACCTCTACAACGTCATGTGCGCGGCCCTCGGGCTGGAGCCGGCCGACAACAGCGGCGACCCCGCCCGCGCCGCGGAGCTCCTGGACCGGGATTGAGCTAGGAGCCGGCCGCGGAGCGGAATTCGTCCAGAAGGCCCGCGAGTTCCTGGACCGAAGCCAGCTCGACGCCGTTGTAGATCGAGGCTCGGATGCCGCCCACCGACCGGTGCCCCTTGAGCCCCACCAGGCCGCGCCTCTCGGCCTCTTCGAGGAACCTCGGCTCGAGGTCATCGCCGGCGATCCGGAAAGTCACGTTCATGCACGACCGGCTCTCGGCTTCTGCGTGTCCGACATAGAAGCCGTCCGAGCGCTCGAGAGCTTGGTAGAGAATCTCCGCCTTCTCTCGGTTTCGCCGGTCCGCGGCTACGAGGCCACCCCGGGCCTCCAGATCCTCCAGAACCAAGCCCATGGCGTAGATCGCAAACACCGGCGGCGTATTCAAGAGAGAGCGCTTGGCGGCAACCGCTCGGTAACTGAACATGTCCGCGAGATCCGTGCGCGTTCGCTCGAGGACATCGCGCCGGATGACCACCACAGTGACTCCGGCCGGCCCCAGGTTCTTCTGAGCGCCCGCGTACACCAGAGCGTGCCCGGCGAGCTCGAACGGCCGGCTCAGGAAGTCGGACGACACATCCGCGACCAGCGGAACACCGTCGGCCTCGGGAGCGGCCGGGTATTGAGTGCCGTAGATCGTGTTGTTGCTCGTGTAGTGAAGATAGGCCGCGTCGTCGCCGACTTTGTATTCGACCCGCCGGGGCACCGCACGATAGCCCTCATCCTTGCCGCTCCATAGCGAGCGAGCAGCTCCCGCTTGCTCGCCGGCAGCTAACGCGAGCTCGCTCCAGCGCCCGGTAACCAGGTAGTCCCCCTGCTGCCCCGGCTCGAGCAGATTCATCGGTACGAGACTGAACTGAGTTCGCGCTCCGCCGCCCATGAAAAGGACGTCGAAATCAGCCTCCGCGTCGAGCAGCCGCAGGAGGCGCGATCTCGCCCCTTCATGCACACGGTTGTATTCGGGGCTCCGGTGGCTGAGCTCGAGGATCGACCGACCGGTGCCGGCGAAGTCGTGAAGCTCGCTGTGTATCCGGTTGATGACTGCCAGCGGCAGAGCTGCCGGGCCGGCGCCGAAGTTGTGGACCCGAGTCGACATCGTCAGGGACTCCCGGCTCCAGCGAACGCCGGCCCCAGCTTGGCTTTCAGGCGATTCCGAATCCAGGCCTCGTCCCACCACTCGACCGGGTTCACGGCCTTGCCTTGGAGCAGCATCGTAAAGTGAAGATGGTCGCCACCGGCCAGCCCGGTCTCGCCGGTCCTGCCCAAGGACTGTCCCTTCTCGACCTGCTGGCCGGGCTCGACTTCGAGGGTCGAGAGGTGTCCATAGAGGCTCATCAGGCCGTAGCCGTGATCGACGACCACGGAGTTGCCGTAGATCCCGAAGTAGCGAGCCAGCACCACCACGCCCCGGTTGGCGGCCGGAACCGGAGCTCTCTTCACCGAGGCCAGGTCAAATCCCAGGTGGTCCTGCTGATCCACCGCTTTTCCCTCGAAGGAATAGGTGCGCCGATCGGCAAAGGAGGACATCACCTGGGCGTTCGGCAGCCCCGAGAAGGACTCGCTCCAGAGAAACTCGGGCCTGCTCCGAGCAGCCAGGTCGGACAGCTCCTGCGTGTTGCGGGCTCGCAGGTCGCGATTGATGCTCAAATAGGTGCTCAGCAGGTCACTCGCCTCCCGTACCGACGGCGAGTTGGCGAGGATTTCGGGCACGACCTTGGACATGAAGCCGGTCGAGAGCTTGATCTGATCCCGATCGTAGGCGCGCTGTTGCAGTCGATCCACAAAGGCCACCGCCGCCCGATTGCCGACCGCATCCTCGGCAATCAGGCGGATCGATTCCGTCGAGTCGAGGTCGAAGGGCACGGCGAAAAGAGCAAACCGCTGTCCGGCGGGAGCTCCCGGCAGTGGGAACCCGGGAAACCATCCGTCGGCAACCGCGACGCCGTCACGAATCGAGGTCTCACCCACGCTGTAGACGACCAGCTCGCAGCCCCCCTGGGCGGGATAGTGCTGGCTCGAAAAGACACCCAGCGCCGGCGGACGCAGCAGGACCGTGAACTCCCGCTCTTCGACTGCCACTTCCCCCTTGCGCAGCCAGGCCGGTGGCGGCCGTGCCTCGACTCGGACGACCGCCGAGCCTTCCTGCAGCGCTTCGCCAAGGGCGTCGCGGCCCACCTCTACAGTAATGCTGTCGGCCGTATCGCGCGCCCCCCAGAACGCCCAGGGCGCCCGCGCTCGATAGCTGCGCTGGGCCAACTCCGTACGGCGCTCCCCTTGAACCAGCTCGACCAGTACCTGTCCCAGACCTCGTCCGGAGGCTTCGAGGTGCACCGTCACTTCGGACTTCCGGCCGATTCCCGGCTGTGCGGACTCGAGCTCGACCACCGGCGCCGTTCCCGCGCGCAGGAGAGCAAGCCCGAGAGCCAACGCCGCGACGACAAGAAGCAGACCGACGAATCGCCTTGGCGATCGCGAGGGCCGTCTGGAGTCCAGGCTGCTCATAGCTCGATGGGCCTCCACAGCGGACTACCTCTCCCCGGTCTGACGGCGAAACGACTTCATCACTTCACGATGCTCCGAGTATCTGGATCGCGCCACGACGTACTGCCGATGCGAGAATCCCAGCTCGCTGGCAATCTGACGAATCTGGGTCTCCTCGGTCGCCGAGATCGACTCGTCGGCGGCCGAGATCGCAAACAGACAGTCCAGAAGGTGCTCCTTCTGGTCCGGTGAGGCGATCTCTGCGAACTCCCGGGTTACCAGGAAGTTCTCGGTGCCTCCGATCAGACGATTCTGGCTTTTGGCGATCTGAACCACCAGAATCGCCTCGTCGTCCCCCAGGCCTCCAAAGCGGGCGACGGCGGCTTCCATGGCTGCGGTCTCCTCGGCCGATATGTTCTGGTCCGCGTGCGCCACACGGCCGAGGATGTAAGCGAAAGCGGCCACGTATCGAGCTTCATCGGGCTCCATGGCTTCGAGTTTCGAGACGATCCGCCGCACGGTCTCGGTATCGCCAGCCGTCGGCTGGGCGGTCTCACCTTCGGCTAAGAGCTTCTTCCAAAACATCTCGGCTAGAGGATAAGCGAAAAGGCCTATCGGTAGTAGCCGGCGATCGTCCGGGCCCTGAGCCCCGTTCCGTCCACGTCGACGTTGAGCTCTCGAAAACGCTCTCCGCCGGCATCTCGGGCGTAGTAACCCAGCAAGTACTGGCTGCGCAGCTCCTCGTCGATCTTGCCGTAGATCGCACTCAGGTCTCCGCCCACACGGGTCACGAAGACCCGCCCTCCGACCGACCTCACCAGCTCTTGGAGCCGATTCATGAAACCCCGGATCGTCAGGCCCTTGCCCTCGGTTCGGTAGATCTCGTCATTCGAGACGATCACGTAGACCGGCACGCCAACCCGCCGGGCGAAACGTAGGCAGGTCCGATACGAGAAATCGGGATCTTCGTCGGCCCCGTCGGAAAAGACGATCAGAGCCTTCTTGCCCGGCACGGACTGCAGTTGGACCAGAGAGTAGACGATGCCCTTCCAAATCTCGGTCCGCCCATCGGGCTCGAGCGTGTACAGCGCCTTCTCGACACCGGACAGATCCATGGTCGTGTCGCGTACCAGCTGGGGCCCGCCGCCGAACCGAACCACGAAGGCGCGGTCCTCGGTGGATTGGAGCTCGTTGACGAACTTCGCCGCGGCCTTTTGCACGTCCGGCAGCTTCACGAACATCGACGCGGAGGAGTCGATCGCCAAGCCCACGGTCAGCGGCAGGTCGCCGGCCTCACTGAAGGTCGCCACCTCCTGCTCGACCCCGTCCTCGAAGACTCGAAACGCCTCTGCAGGCAGACTCGTCACGGGGTGGCCCTGCCGGTCGGTGACCACGGTGAAGAGCTCCACCAGCTCGACTCGTACTCGCTCGCTGCCGCCCGGACTGTTGATGAACAGAACATCCTCGGTCCGCGAACCGTCCGCTAGTAGGGCTTCGACGCGGAAGAACCCCGAAGGTCCGTCGGCCGGAATCGGGAAGCGCTGCACGAACGGCGGCGCGAACCTGGTGGCGAAGAGCTCGTTGTTCCAGTAGAACTGGACCCGATTGATCTCGGAGCCCCGGGGCATCTCGACCGCCGCGCGGACGACCACCGGTCCGGTCAGCAGCGACCCCGGCTCGCCGGGGTCCTCCGGACTTACAATACGCACCCTGAAGGTCCCAGTACCGGCATTCAGAATCAGCCGATCGCGTCCGATCTCGAGCCCACCCGAATCGTAGGCCACCGCTTCGACACTGTGTCGATCCGGATACTTTCCGAGGGTCACCGGCACCGAGAAAGGTAGCGACTTGCGAACCGTCTCGAGCTGGCCATCGAGGTAGAACTCGACCTTACTGACCCGGTCCGAGAGCACGGTCTCGATCCGGACCTTACCGATAGCGAGGGGTTCGCGAGGCGCCAGAAGGTGGACCGCTCGCGGCGCTGGGAGAAGCCCACCGAGCGATCCGAGGACGTCGAAGCCGCTCGCCGCCACCAATGAAGCGTAGGCCCCGCCCCACTGCCCGCTTTGCAGATCTTCGACGATCACGACCACCGGAGAGTCCGGCGATACCGTGGACCCGAGATCCACCGAGAACGCGCCGTCCGAGATCTGCGCGCCCCTCAGCTCGCGCCTCTCGCTCGACAACCGGCCGTCGGCTTCAAACGCTACCGTCGTCACCTGAAGTCTCTCGAAGGGCAAGCCTTCGGACTCCTCCACGTTGCGAGCCGTGATGACCTCGAGCCGGAGCGAGCCGCTATCCGCAGCTTCCTCCGCAATGGCCTCGACGAACAGGCCACCCTCCGCCGAATCGCCGTCCAGCAACTGTTGGGCCCGCACCACGCTGAGCAGCTCCGGCATGCCCGGACTCACCCACCGGCGGCCGAGGGCTCGGTCGGCGTCGCCTGAGCTCGGCCTCACCGCTGCCTGTGCGGCTACCAGATCCGCAATCTCGACCGGCAACTCGGCCGTCACCACCAGACGCCGGCTGAGGACATCGAATGCGCTCTCGAGTTGAGCACGGTCCACCAGCACGCTGCCACCCGTCTCTCTGGTCAGCTCCCGAAGGCCTTCGTGGGGCTCCAGCAGCGCCGCTTCCGGGACCGACTTGCCGCTACCGCCCAACAGCCTTCTAAGGCCCTCTAAGGCGTCAAAACGCGGCGTGATCACCGTGCGATCGACTCTTCGGCCACCTTCGTACGTGGTCGTCACTTCGGCCGGCCCCTTCTCCTCGCCGCCTTCGAGCAGCGCATCTTGCGCGGCCTCGGGGCTATAGGACCAGATGGTCCAACCGACTGCCGAGAGAGTTCTGGCCAAGTCGTTTATCGTCGGCGCGATTTCCGGAGTCACCTGATCGTCCACCAGCTCCGCGAGCTCGAACGGCCTCAAGATCTCGCGGTAGAACTGCTCGAGATCGAGATCGAACCCCCCTCCCACGAGTAAGAGCATCTTGGGCTCGCTCGAGGCCTGTTCCGCGGCCCAGGCCAGAAGCTGGTTGCGGTGACGACCCAGCAGCTCGGCCTCTTCGGCCAACGCCTCACGAACCAGCGACGCGATCTCGGCCAGCCGCTGCCCGCCGGTCGCCGAGATCGCCAGATGCTCGTTGCCGACCAGATCGGCCAGGCGTGCTTCTTCGACGAAGCGCTCCCGAACGACCAGCTGCCCGCCCTCGCTCTTGGTCCGCAACCGCAGCCAGGCCAGCGCCTCGGCGAGCTGCTCGGGCGCACGGGTCGGCGGGACCGATCGTCTGACCTCTTCGCCCGCGGAGACCACCTCGACCGTGCCGAGGCCCACCAGACTCGACGCCTGCTCGGCCAGCTCGAGAAGACCATTGTGAACCGAGAGAGGGGGCGACAGAAGATCATCGACGTAGATGACCACCCGAGATGACGGCCGGCCGTCGCGAATCGACAGCACCTCGGCCGCACGACCCGCTACCTCGACGGTCACGTCCTCCGCCGAAATGGCCTGCCCTCCCTCGGTCGTGCCCACCGGGATCTCGATTTCTATCCGCTCCGCGGCAAGCGGAACCGAGAGCAGACCCAGCAACGACAGGAGCCGGAGACACCTCCACCGAGTTTTCTGGACTCCCGCACGCGACATCTTCAGTCCGTTCGTAGCAAAGTCGATGCCCACGGTCCCCTGAGGCCTGGTTCCAGGCTCGTGACGGCTCGACCCGCTTGCATAGGTGTGCCGAGGTCTCGACTCCTCTTTGTTCATCGTGGTTTCAATCCGGCAATCGAGCTGAGCTCGTCGGCACGCCCGTCAACCCGAATCGCCAAGCACCGCGTGCTAGAATGCCAATCCAGGTGCCGTTCCCGGCATCCGTTGAGCCAGGCCTCGATCTTAATTCAAAGCCAAGCCGAGTCTCCGCGGATTTGCGTCCGCGGTGTCCTCGGTTTCAAATAAATTCCAAGGAGCAGACAAATGGACTCAATCTTCGACCTGATCACGTCTCAACTCGGTTCCAGCCAGTTGGGACAGATCCAAAACCAACTCGGCCTGGACGAAGGCGCGGCCAAGAAGGCCGTGCCCGCGGCGGTCGGAACGCTGCTGGGAGCGCTGGCCAAGAACTCTCAGAGCAGCTCCGGCGCGGAAGCGCTTCTCGGCGCTCTCGCCCGAGATCACGACGGCAGCGCCCTCGACAACCTCGGAGGACTGCTCGGCAGCTCTCAGACCATTTCGGACGGCAACGGCATTCTCAAGCACGTCCTGGGCGGCAAGCGCGGCGCGGTCGAGAACGGCCTCGGGCAGTCGCTCGGCATCAATCAGGGCCAGGTGGGACAGCTTCTCGCCATGCTCGCTCCGGTCATCATGGGCGCGCTGGGCAAAGCCCGCAGCCAGCAGGGCTTCGACGCCGGATCACTGGCTCGGACTCTCGGGCAGGAACGCGGCCAACTACAACAGAAGCTACCTGCAGGCCTGGGCGGACTGGGTGGTCTCCTCGATGCGGACGGAGACGGTCAAATCATGGACGACGTCGCCAAGAAAGTGGGTGGCAGCCTTCTCAAGAAACTCTTCGGTGGACGGCGCTAGGGTCTCCACCGGTACTTCTTACTCATTTACAGGAGAAAAGCATGGGATTGTTTGATTTCGTGAAAGACGCCGGAGC contains:
- a CDS encoding LysM peptidoglycan-binding domain-containing protein, whose product is MRIGIGTLRERTIAGVAASILLLLAVPARAESLRGTTRSLDRQNVQARNHDFTFLSTKNQVQRFVTNGWLVPVHSNHVYRLKGVSFPYSRPEVKLFVERLGQQYSAACGEEMVVTSLTRPRNYQPRNASPRSVHPTGMALDLRRPNNRGCRAWLERVLLSLEAQGVLEATYERRPPHYHVAVFPEPYRKYLESLVSGRPVRTYLVDRGDSLWRIASRHDTTVAAVKSQNGLKSNKIYPGQLLEVPVSK
- a CDS encoding alkaline phosphatase family protein, with translation MLRTRNLKQLVAACFAVIAVGCATAPTPSTPEAKVAPEDRLPDNPPAFILVSLDGFRWDFLQRGVTPALSRLAAEGVHAERLIPSFPTKTFPNHYTIVTGLRPAEHGLVANNVFDPGSRERFGLSNRKAVGDGKWYGGEPIWVTAERQGLRTAPLFWPGSEAEILGVRPSYYLTYDGDMSPEDRVDLILEWLDLPPPERPAFLTLYFSNVDDGAHRYGPQPSKQLARALSIVDRAVGRLVEGLERRGLESSVNLMIVSDHGMAATSGSRIIFLDDYVDPETAGVVDWSPILGLWPSDEDVEEVFRALAGAHPHLAVYGRDEIPDRFEFSGHERIPRIVGIADAGWSVTTRDHLAQCPRCFDGGSHGYDQWRESMGALLIAKGPSFRSRAKIGPIENYHLYNVMCAALGLEPADNSGDPARAAELLDRD
- the serC gene encoding 3-phosphoserine/phosphohydroxythreonine transaminase → MSTRVHNFGAGPAALPLAVINRIHSELHDFAGTGRSILELSHRSPEYNRVHEGARSRLLRLLDAEADFDVLFMGGGARTQFSLVPMNLLEPGQQGDYLVTGRWSELALAAGEQAGAARSLWSGKDEGYRAVPRRVEYKVGDDAAYLHYTSNNTIYGTQYPAAPEADGVPLVADVSSDFLSRPFELAGHALVYAGAQKNLGPAGVTVVVIRRDVLERTRTDLADMFSYRAVAAKRSLLNTPPVFAIYAMGLVLEDLEARGGLVAADRRNREKAEILYQALERSDGFYVGHAEAESRSCMNVTFRIAGDDLEPRFLEEAERRGLVGLKGHRSVGGIRASIYNGVELASVQELAGLLDEFRSAAGS
- a CDS encoding M23 family metallopeptidase; the encoded protein is MSSLDSRRPSRSPRRFVGLLLVVAALALGLALLRAGTAPVVELESAQPGIGRKSEVTVHLEASGRGLGQVLVELVQGERRTELAQRSYRARAPWAFWGARDTADSITVEVGRDALGEALQEGSAVVRVEARPPPAWLRKGEVAVEEREFTVLLRPPALGVFSSQHYPAQGGCELVVYSVGETSIRDGVAVADGWFPGFPLPGAPAGQRFALFAVPFDLDSTESIRLIAEDAVGNRAAVAFVDRLQQRAYDRDQIKLSTGFMSKVVPEILANSPSVREASDLLSTYLSINRDLRARNTQELSDLAARSRPEFLWSESFSGLPNAQVMSSFADRRTYSFEGKAVDQQDHLGFDLASVKRAPVPAANRGVVVLARYFGIYGNSVVVDHGYGLMSLYGHLSTLEVEPGQQVEKGQSLGRTGETGLAGGDHLHFTMLLQGKAVNPVEWWDEAWIRNRLKAKLGPAFAGAGSP
- a CDS encoding VWA domain-containing protein encodes the protein MSRAGVQKTRWRCLRLLSLLGLLSVPLAAERIEIEIPVGTTEGGQAISAEDVTVEVAGRAAEVLSIRDGRPSSRVVIYVDDLLSPPLSVHNGLLELAEQASSLVGLGTVEVVSAGEEVRRSVPPTRAPEQLAEALAWLRLRTKSEGGQLVVRERFVEEARLADLVGNEHLAISATGGQRLAEIASLVREALAEEAELLGRHRNQLLAWAAEQASSEPKMLLLVGGGFDLDLEQFYREILRPFELAELVDDQVTPEIAPTINDLARTLSAVGWTIWSYSPEAAQDALLEGGEEKGPAEVTTTYEGGRRVDRTVITPRFDALEGLRRLLGGSGKSVPEAALLEPHEGLRELTRETGGSVLVDRAQLESAFDVLSRRLVVTAELPVEIADLVAAQAAVRPSSGDADRALGRRWVSPGMPELLSVVRAQQLLDGDSAEGGLFVEAIAEEAADSGSLRLEVITARNVEESEGLPFERLQVTTVAFEADGRLSSERRELRGAQISDGAFSVDLGSTVSPDSPVVVIVEDLQSGQWGGAYASLVAASGFDVLGSLGGLLPAPRAVHLLAPREPLAIGKVRIETVLSDRVSKVEFYLDGQLETVRKSLPFSVPVTLGKYPDRHSVEAVAYDSGGLEIGRDRLILNAGTGTFRVRIVSPEDPGEPGSLLTGPVVVRAAVEMPRGSEINRVQFYWNNELFATRFAPPFVQRFPIPADGPSGFFRVEALLADGSRTEDVLFINSPGGSERVRVELVELFTVVTDRQGHPVTSLPAEAFRVFEDGVEQEVATFSEAGDLPLTVGLAIDSSASMFVKLPDVQKAAAKFVNELQSTEDRAFVVRFGGGPQLVRDTTMDLSGVEKALYTLEPDGRTEIWKGIVYSLVQLQSVPGKKALIVFSDGADEDPDFSYRTCLRFARRVGVPVYVIVSNDEIYRTEGKGLTIRGFMNRLQELVRSVGGRVFVTRVGGDLSAIYGKIDEELRSQYLLGYYARDAGGERFRELNVDVDGTGLRARTIAGYYR
- a CDS encoding DUF937 domain-containing protein; translation: MDSIFDLITSQLGSSQLGQIQNQLGLDEGAAKKAVPAAVGTLLGALAKNSQSSSGAEALLGALARDHDGSALDNLGGLLGSSQTISDGNGILKHVLGGKRGAVENGLGQSLGINQGQVGQLLAMLAPVIMGALGKARSQQGFDAGSLARTLGQERGQLQQKLPAGLGGLGGLLDADGDGQIMDDVAKKVGGSLLKKLFGGRR